GCACGGTCGTCTGCCCATCCTCGATCATCGATGCGGCGGATGAGGATGCCCTTCCCGGGGTTCCGGAGGGGAAGGCCGGGATGTGTATCGCCTGCGGGCACTGCGAGGCCTTCTGCCCGGCGGGGGCACTCCTCCTGAACGTCGGGCCGGAGGAGAAGGTCAGTATCCCGACCGGTGCGGGTACCCTCTCACCCGGCGACCTCGGCGTCTACCTGCAGAAACGCCGCTCCGTACGCCGCTACACGGGCGAACCCGTTCCCCGGGAGACGATCCTCGCGGTTCTCGATATCGTCCGGTATGCTCCGTCGGGCGGGAACGGGCAGCCGGTGGAATGGATCGTCGTCCACGACCCACAGGGGGTCAGGACGGTCGCCGCTCTGACGGTCGACTGGATGAAGATCCTTGCGGAGAGCCGCCACCCGATGAGCGGCTACGTGCCGGGGCTCATCAGAGCCTGGGAGGCGGGCAACGATGTCATCTGCCGCGGCGCCCCGCACCTCCTCGTCGCCCATATCCCCGAAGGCAGTCCGGTCGCGTCCGCGGACGCGATCATCGCGCTCGCGCACTTCGATGTCGCCGCCCCGGCGTTCGGTATCGGCACCTGCTGGGCGGGTTTCGTCTCGATGGCCGCCGCGGCATACGAACCGCTCCAGCGGGAACTCGGCATCCTCGCCGGACGGAAATTCGCCTACGCGATGCTCTTTGGGAATCCGCAGCATACGGTTCACGGCATCCCCCGCCGCAACCCGGTGCGGGTGACGTGGCGGTGATACGGCCTTGCCGGGGAGTTACGGGCCGGGGCGATCCCTCTTGCCCTTCCCGAGATACCGCTCGATATGCGTCTTCTTGATCCCCATCCCGAGCAGGCGCCGGAAGACCTTCTCACGGCCGAGGATCGCGATCTCCCGCTTCGCCTGCCGCAGCGTCTCGACTTCGTCGGGATACGGGAGCGTCCCCTGTCCCTCCGTC
The genomic region above belongs to Methanoculleus horonobensis and contains:
- a CDS encoding nitroreductase family protein, which produces MGTILVDPDLCTRCGTCTVVCPSSIIDAADEDALPGVPEGKAGMCIACGHCEAFCPAGALLLNVGPEEKVSIPTGAGTLSPGDLGVYLQKRRSVRRYTGEPVPRETILAVLDIVRYAPSGGNGQPVEWIVVHDPQGVRTVAALTVDWMKILAESRHPMSGYVPGLIRAWEAGNDVICRGAPHLLVAHIPEGSPVASADAIIALAHFDVAAPAFGIGTCWAGFVSMAAAAYEPLQRELGILAGRKFAYAMLFGNPQHTVHGIPRRNPVRVTWR